A single Phragmites australis chromosome 4, lpPhrAust1.1, whole genome shotgun sequence DNA region contains:
- the LOC133916017 gene encoding co-chaperone protein p23-1-like, with amino-acid sequence MSRHPSTKWAQRSNKVFLTIELPDAKDVKLNLKPEGHFNFSAKGADDLPYELDLELFDAVNVEESKAAVAPRTICYLIKKAESKWWPRLMKKEGKPPVFLKVDWDKWQDEDDEDVGFNDFGDMDFSKLDMGGADDDIEDDDEDDVIESTNKDEEGSKAEESKGEEAPAAAAAEEAKP; translated from the exons ATGAG TCGTCACCCGAGCACTAAGTGGGCGCAGAGGTCTAACAAGGTGTTCTTGACAATCGAGCTGCCCGACGCCAAGGATGTGAAGCTGAACTTGAAGCCTGAAGGCCATTTCAACTTCTCGGCAAAGGGCGCTGATGACTTGCCCTACGAGCTTgaccttgagttgtttgatgctGTGAATGTGGAG GAGAGCAAGGCAGCTGTTGCCCCAAGGACCATATGCTACCTTATCAAAAAAGCTGAGAGCAAATGGTGGCCAAGGCTGATGAAGAAGGAGGGCAAGCCACCTGTGTTCTTGAAGGTTGACTGGGACAAATGGCAggatgaggacgatgaggatgtTGGAT TTAATGACTTTGGTGATATGGACTTCTCG AAACTGGACATGGGAGGTGCTGATGATGATATcgaggatgatgatgaagacgatgtgATTGAAAGCACTAACAAAG ATGAAGAAGGCAGTAAGGCAGAGGAGAGCAAGGGGGAGGAagccccagcagcagcagctgcagagGAAGCGAAGCCATGA
- the LOC133916018 gene encoding probable F-actin-capping protein subunit beta isoform X1: MEAAMDLMRRMPPGSTETALNALLSLLPDHSLDLLSQVDLPHQVCMDKESMKEYILCEYNRDADSYRSPWSNKYEPPLEDGTVPSEEMRNLEIEANEVFSVYRDQYYEGGISSVYIWEDEDDGFIACFLIKKDGQGKRGYMQIGSWDAIHVIQVGPEEEGSAHYCLNSTVMLSLTTDNKQSGTFNLSGSIRRQMSMTLAVADGHLVNMGKMIEEMEGKLRNSLDQVYFGKTREMVCTLRPPPEVLNMRLPDS, from the exons ATGGAGGCGGCGATGGATCTGATGCGGCGGATGCCGCCGGGCAGCACCGAGACAGCGCTCAACGCGCTGCTCtccctcctccccgaccacTCCCTCGACCTCCTCTCTCAGGTTGATCTCCCGCACCAG GTTTGCATGGATAAGGAGAGCATGAAGGAATACATTCTATGCGAGTATAACCGTGATGCTGACTCCTACCG ATCACCTTGGTCGAACAAATACGAGCCTCCTTTGGAAGATGGGACAGTTCCCTCTGAAGAGATGAGGAATCTTGAGATTGAGGCAAATGAAGTCTTTTCTGTCTACCGTGACCA GTACTATGAAGGTGGGATCTCATCTGTGTACATTTGGGAAGACGAAGATGATGGTTTTATTGCATGCTTCTTAATAAAGAAAG ATGGACAAGGAAAAAGAGGGTACATGCAGATAGGTTCATGGGATGCTATCCATGTTATTCAG GTAGGTCCTGAGGAGGAAGGATCAGCACATTACTGCTTGAACAGCACTGTGATGCTGTCATTGACAACAGACAACAAGCAGTCTGGAACTTTTAACTTGTCAGGATCGATTAGACGGCAG ATGAGTATGACTCTCGCTGTGGCAGATGGTCATCTTGTTAATATGGGGAAAATGATAGAAGAGATGGAGGGCAAGCTGAGAAATTCATTGGACCAG GTTTATTTTGGGAAGACCAGAGAAATGGTTTGCACTCTTCGGCCGCCACCGGAAGTACTTAATATGAGACTACCCGACAGCTGA
- the LOC133916018 gene encoding probable F-actin-capping protein subunit beta isoform X2 translates to MEAAMDLMRRMPPGSTETALNALLSLLPDHSLDLLSQVDLPHQVCMDKESMKEYILCEYNRDADSYRSPWSNKYEPPLEDGTVPSEEMRNLEIEANEVFSVYRDQYYEGGISSVYIWEDEDDGFIACFLIKKDGQGKRGYMQIGSWDAIHVIQVGPEEEGSAHYCLNSTVMLSLTTDNKQSGTFNLSGSIRRQVISPGPSLFVECRPVQCHAMLLR, encoded by the exons ATGGAGGCGGCGATGGATCTGATGCGGCGGATGCCGCCGGGCAGCACCGAGACAGCGCTCAACGCGCTGCTCtccctcctccccgaccacTCCCTCGACCTCCTCTCTCAGGTTGATCTCCCGCACCAG GTTTGCATGGATAAGGAGAGCATGAAGGAATACATTCTATGCGAGTATAACCGTGATGCTGACTCCTACCG ATCACCTTGGTCGAACAAATACGAGCCTCCTTTGGAAGATGGGACAGTTCCCTCTGAAGAGATGAGGAATCTTGAGATTGAGGCAAATGAAGTCTTTTCTGTCTACCGTGACCA GTACTATGAAGGTGGGATCTCATCTGTGTACATTTGGGAAGACGAAGATGATGGTTTTATTGCATGCTTCTTAATAAAGAAAG ATGGACAAGGAAAAAGAGGGTACATGCAGATAGGTTCATGGGATGCTATCCATGTTATTCAG GTAGGTCCTGAGGAGGAAGGATCAGCACATTACTGCTTGAACAGCACTGTGATGCTGTCATTGACAACAGACAACAAGCAGTCTGGAACTTTTAACTTGTCAGGATCGATTAGACGGCAGGTTATATCTCCTGGCCCTTCGCTCTTCGTTGAATGTCGTCCAGTCCAATGTCATGCTATGTTATTAAG ATGA